From Litoribrevibacter albus, a single genomic window includes:
- a CDS encoding GTP-binding protein codes for MAKEKFERSKPHVNVGTIGHVDHGKTTLTAALTRVCAEVFGGA; via the coding sequence ATGGCAAAGGAAAAGTTTGAACGTTCCAAACCGCACGTTAACGTTGGTACTATCGGTCACGTTGACCACGGTAAAACAACTCTAACTGCAGCATTGACTCGTGTATGTGCTGAAGTATTTGGTGGTGC